The following DNA comes from Gordonia zhaorongruii.
CCCAGAACCCGGCCGGACCGTTCTCGAAGGCCTGCGCCGCGATCGCTGCCAGCGGCAGCAGGACGATGATGCTCAGCCACAGGCCTGCGACACCGACGGTGAGCCCGGTACTCGAGCGCCGCGTACGGCCGCCCGCATCAGTTGCCATCTCGGTCAACTGCCCGCCTCCTCGCCGTAGATGGCGGTGATCTCGCCGCCGTCGCCGAACAACTTCTTGTCCGTGGCCTTCCAGCCGCCGAGATCGTCGATGCTCCACAGGTGCTCGATGACCCCGGGAAACTGACCCGCGGTCTGCGCGGCGACGGTCTTGTCGACCGGCCGGAACCCGGCGTCGGCCCACAGCCGCTGTGCTTGCGGGGTGAACAGATACTCGACGAAGCTGCGCGCAGCCGCCTCGTCACCGCCGGTGTTGACCGTCGTCACCGGATTGTCGATGCGAAACGTCTGGTCGGGCACCACGTAGTCCACCCGCGCCGGCCCGTCGGCGCCTGCGTTGGCCCGCTGGAGCATGATCGCCTCGTTCTCGTAGCTGATCAGGACATCGCCCTGCCCCTGCTGGAACGCCGACGTCGCCTCCCGGCCGGACTTCGGGAGGATGTGGACGTGATCGCGCACCAGGTCGCGCACGTAGTCGAGCCCCGCCTGATCGTTCTTGCCGCCGTGGCTCTTGGCCGCGTACGGGGCGAGCAGATTCCACTTGGCCGACCCGGAACTGCCCGGATTCGGCGTCACCACGTCGACCCCAGGCTTGAGCAGGTCGTCCCACGTGCGGATGTTCTTGGGATTACCCTGACGGACCACGAGCGAGACGACCGATCCGAACGGAACCGACTTATTGGGCGCCTGACTCTCCCAATCCTCGTCGACGACGCCCGCCTTCACCAACCGGGTGACGTCGGGTGCGACGGAGAAGTTGACGATATCGGTCGGCAGGCCGCGCGCCACCTTCCTCGACTGGTCGCCGGACGCGCCGTACGACTGCGAGAAGCCGATGTCGGAGCCCTCGGAGGTCTTCCGGAACGCCGGGATCACCGTGTCGAACCCGGCTTTGGGCACGGCGTAGGCCACGAGATTGAGGTGCCGCGAACCCGACGAGATGTCGGTGCCGCCGGGCTCATCGGTGGAGCCGCCACCGCAGGCGGCCACCGGAGCCACCATGGCCGCGGTTACAGCGAGAGCGCCGAGCATCCGGCGCCGACGCCGCACGCGCCGATAGGTCGATTCCGTGTTCACCCGATGACGCTAGCAACGCGGGCGGGACCCGCTCAACGTCACGAATCACGCTGGGCCGAACCCGGTGGCCTGCGTCGACTCCTGTGATAGCACCGCTGGCGGCCCTCACGAGTCGCCGAACTGCTGCATTCCCGCACGCACATGCCCCGCTGAGGCGAACGCATGATTCGAGCGCGGGGCGATCAGACGATGAACGGCGGCCCGCCGCCGCTTTACGTTCACCGTGATTCAAACCGCCAGGACCCCAGGGGAACCTTCTGGGAAGCGGCAGGTCAGCGCATGATGAACCAGGCGATGATGACGAGAATGATGAGCGCGACCAACGCCATGGTCACCTTTGAGCGGAACATCTATATACCCAATCCGTGATCGTCACCGGCGTCGCGCCGGTGCATCACCGAGAAAATCTTGCCGACCAGGAAATTGACCCCGATGGCGATGAGCGTGGCGAGCGGGATCACGATGAGCAGAGTGACCAGCAGCTGCGGCACGAAAGGAAGACCGGTGAGCCACTCCTCCACCGAGTCCCACCACAACAGCACACCGTTCATGCGCTCAGCACCCCGTTTCCTCGCTGATCGCCCACTTTACGCGCCCGTCGTAGCGAGTCCGAGACGCGTCAGAAGCGGCTCGATCCGTGCTCGGTGCCCGAGCATCCTCGCGTGCGCGTCCACCTGGTCGACGCTGTCGCCGACCGACAGGACGCTGTCGACGAACTGCCGCCCCAGGTCGCGGTCGAGACCGCCGCCCGCGAGGAACCACTGCTCGGTCTCGGCGTCGAGGACCTCGGACCAGATGTACGAGTAGTACGCCGACGAATAACCTCCGCCGAACACATGATTGAAGTAAGTGGTCCGGTAGCGAGGCGGGATCAGCGAAGAGGCGAGGCCGGCCTCACTCAGTGCCTTCTCCTCGAACGCGAGGATGTCGGTCGGGACCTCCTCCGGGTCCAGGCGATGCCATGCGAGGTCGAGGGCGGCGGCAGCCAGGTACTCGACGGTCGAGTGGGCCGTGTCGGTGTCGGTCGCGGCGCGCACGGCGTCGACGAGGGCAGCCGGCGCCGGGTCGCCGGTCCGGTGATGGGTGGCGTAGCCGGCGACCACCTCGGGATGCAGCGCCCACATCTCGTTCACCTGCGACGGGAACTCGACGAAGTCCCGTGGCACCGAGGTGCCCGATTGCGACGGGTAGTCGACGTCCGACAGCAGTCCGTGCAGCGCATGCCCGAACTCGTGGAAGATCGTCATCAACTGGTCGATCGTCAGCAGACAAGCCTCACCCGGTTCGGGCTTGGTCAGGTTCGCCACATTGACGATGATCGGCGCGGCGTCCAGCGCACGAGACTGGTCGACGATGTTGTTCATCCACGCTCCGCCTCGCTTGGACGGCCTTGCGTAGAAGTCGCCGAGGAACAGGCCGATCCCGCGATCACCGGAGAACACCTCCCAGATGCGCACGTCCGGGTGGTAGCCGACCAGGTCGGTCCGTTCGGTGAACGACAGTCCGTACAGGGTGTTCGCGGCCGCGAACACGCCGTCGGCAAGCACCGATTCGAGTTCGCAGTAGCTCTCGAACTCGTTGATGTCGGGGATGTGGGCGGAACTTTCGGCCGCGCCCGATCGCTGGTCCGCCGCCAGTGCGAACGTCACGTCCCACGGCTGGAGTTCGGTTCCGGCATGCGCGGCGAGGCGCTCGATCTCACTGCGCCCCACGGCCATCGCAGACGCGCCCAGTTCGGCGAGCAGATCGGCGGCGGCCTGCGGATCGGGTGCGGTCTCCTCATCGATCACGTACGCGGCGTGGTCGGCGTACCCGAGCAGCCGGGCACGCCGGGCGCGCAGTTCGACGATCTCCCGGATCATCTCGCGGGTGTCGTGCTCTCCCCCGCGCGCGCACCGGTTCATCGACGCTTCGAACACGCGGCGTCGCACGTCGGATCGGGTCAGTTTCGCGACACTCGCCTGACTCGTCGGCAGTTCCAGGGTGATCAGGTAGCCGTCCGTGTGCCCCTGCGTCTGTGCCGCGCGACTCGCGGCCGCGA
Coding sequences within:
- a CDS encoding sulfate ABC transporter substrate-binding protein, giving the protein MLGALAVTAAMVAPVAACGGGSTDEPGGTDISSGSRHLNLVAYAVPKAGFDTVIPAFRKTSEGSDIGFSQSYGASGDQSRKVARGLPTDIVNFSVAPDVTRLVKAGVVDEDWESQAPNKSVPFGSVVSLVVRQGNPKNIRTWDDLLKPGVDVVTPNPGSSGSAKWNLLAPYAAKSHGGKNDQAGLDYVRDLVRDHVHILPKSGREATSAFQQGQGDVLISYENEAIMLQRANAGADGPARVDYVVPDQTFRIDNPVTTVNTGGDEAAARSFVEYLFTPQAQRLWADAGFRPVDKTVAAQTAGQFPGVIEHLWSIDDLGGWKATDKKLFGDGGEITAIYGEEAGS
- a CDS encoding M3 family metallopeptidase, which encodes MADAVAPSGNPVLTPSGLPYGLPDFASLTDDHYLPAYDAAFAEHLAEVDAIASDPEPATFGNTVEALELAGRSLARANGIFFNVEGPDSNPRRAEIAQRLAVRLTEHGNAIAMNADLFARIRSVYEQRDALGLSQAQLRLTEQRYRDAVRAGAALDDDGQALMREWSGRLATLTTEFGQHLLDETNASAVFAADIEELDGLSAGEIAAASRAAQTQGHTDGYLITLELPTSQASVAKLTRSDVRRRVFEASMNRCARGGEHDTREMIREIVELRARRARLLGYADHAAYVIDEETAPDPQAAADLLAELGASAMAVGRSEIERLAAHAGTELQPWDVTFALAADQRSGAAESSAHIPDINEFESYCELESVLADGVFAAANTLYGLSFTERTDLVGYHPDVRIWEVFSGDRGIGLFLGDFYARPSKRGGAWMNNIVDQSRALDAAPIIVNVANLTKPEPGEACLLTIDQLMTIFHEFGHALHGLLSDVDYPSQSGTSVPRDFVEFPSQVNEMWALHPEVVAGYATHHRTGDPAPAALVDAVRAATDTDTAHSTVEYLAAAALDLAWHRLDPEEVPTDILAFEEKALSEAGLASSLIPPRYRTTYFNHVFGGGYSSAYYSYIWSEVLDAETEQWFLAGGGLDRDLGRQFVDSVLSVGDSVDQVDAHARMLGHRARIEPLLTRLGLATTGA